One stretch of Lysobacterales bacterium DNA includes these proteins:
- a CDS encoding protein TolA encodes MRAENVERRDDTLLAFGGSLLLHGGLVLLVLVAMWLKPSVQPADVAGPVIEAVLVDFTAPPLPAAAAKPKPAAAKPQPVKPPRPVDPEPPKPAPAQDRIDQEKVRLAAEALEKAEREQEELRKQQQVDLDRQDQLTEMERERQKQLDDIRKLREEAERKRKIEEMKLAQLQDKQKQTDADKQRALEQQRMAELTAAEAQRAGTNGRDDSLKGQYIVAISQWADRNWRRPDTLREGFRCMLTVKQIPGGDVIEVNSSTCFGDPLVIRSVEAAVQREPLPYRGFESVFERVVTIPFCYPREICIQ; translated from the coding sequence ATGCGCGCTGAGAACGTCGAACGCCGCGACGACACCCTGCTGGCCTTTGGCGGTTCGCTGCTGTTGCATGGCGGGCTGGTGCTGCTGGTTCTGGTAGCGATGTGGCTGAAGCCGAGCGTGCAGCCGGCTGATGTCGCCGGTCCGGTGATCGAGGCGGTGCTGGTCGATTTCACCGCGCCGCCGCTGCCGGCGGCGGCGGCGAAGCCAAAGCCGGCGGCAGCGAAGCCGCAACCGGTGAAGCCGCCACGACCGGTGGATCCGGAACCACCGAAGCCGGCACCGGCGCAGGACCGCATCGACCAGGAGAAGGTGCGGCTGGCGGCGGAGGCGCTGGAGAAGGCCGAGCGCGAGCAGGAAGAACTGCGCAAGCAACAGCAGGTCGATCTCGACCGCCAGGATCAACTGACCGAGATGGAGCGCGAGCGACAAAAGCAGCTCGACGACATCCGCAAGCTGCGCGAGGAAGCCGAGCGCAAGCGCAAGATCGAGGAAATGAAGCTGGCGCAGCTGCAGGACAAACAGAAACAGACCGACGCCGACAAGCAGCGCGCGCTCGAGCAGCAGCGCATGGCCGAGCTCACGGCGGCGGAAGCGCAGCGCGCCGGAACCAATGGCCGCGACGATTCATTGAAGGGTCAGTACATTGTTGCCATAAGTCAGTGGGCTGATCGCAACTGGCGGCGGCCAGACACGCTACGCGAGGGTTTTCGCTGCATGCTCACGGTCAAGCAGATTCCTGGCGGCGACGTGATCGAGGTGAACTCCTCGACCTGCTTCGGCGACCCCTTGGTCATCCGCAGCGTCGAAGCGGCGGTGCAACGCGAGCCCTTGCCCTATCGCGGATTCGAGTCGGTATTCGAGCGCGTCGTGACCATCCCGTTCTGTTATCCAAGAGAGATCTGCATCCAATGA
- the tolR gene encoding protein TolR, whose amino-acid sequence MATAGRHRKRRKLKSEINVVPYIDVMLVLLIIFMVTAPMLNLGVDIDLPESNAKSVSLDSEPVLVSIARDGTLYLTLGDEKRETIEMPELGSKIAAFIRQNPKVPVLVGGDQSIDYGRVYEIMVVLQQAGVPRVGLMSQPAGEKANAR is encoded by the coding sequence ATGGCCACCGCCGGTAGACATCGCAAGCGCCGCAAGCTCAAGTCCGAGATCAACGTCGTCCCCTACATCGACGTGATGCTGGTGCTGCTGATCATCTTCATGGTCACCGCGCCGATGCTCAATCTCGGCGTCGACATCGACTTGCCGGAATCGAACGCCAAGTCGGTGTCGCTGGACTCCGAGCCGGTGCTGGTCAGCATTGCCCGCGACGGCACCCTGTACCTGACCCTTGGCGACGAGAAACGCGAAACCATCGAGATGCCCGAGCTGGGCAGCAAGATCGCGGCCTTCATCCGCCAGAACCCGAAGGTGCCGGTGCTGGTCGGTGGCGACCAGAGCATCGACTATGGCCGTGTCTACGAAATCATGGTGGTGCTGCAGCAGGCCGGCGTGCCGCGGGTCGGGCTGATGAGCCAGCCGGCGGGCGAGAAGGCGAATGCGCGCTGA
- the tolQ gene encoding protein TolQ, whose protein sequence is MPSVWTLLSLAASATAPIELAETAQAVAAIAPPDGGFDILKLVLGASLPVKLVMGLLLAASLMSWTIILGKRSILERSKKRANEFEERFWSGGDLAALFKEVSAPGKESEGLAGIFEAGFREFARLRSRRTMDPRIMVEGAQRAMRAAAGREVDRLEKDLEFLANVGSISPYIGLFGTVWGIMIAFMDLSTAKTATIATVAPPISEALIATAMGLFAAIPAVWAFNRFSNLVERLNVRFDAFQEEFSSILQRQAHVEDNH, encoded by the coding sequence ATGCCTTCAGTGTGGACCCTGCTCAGCCTCGCAGCCAGTGCGACGGCGCCGATCGAATTGGCAGAGACGGCCCAGGCGGTCGCCGCCATTGCGCCGCCGGATGGCGGCTTCGACATTCTCAAACTCGTCCTCGGTGCGTCGTTGCCGGTGAAGCTGGTCATGGGCCTGCTGCTGGCCGCATCGCTGATGAGCTGGACCATCATCCTCGGCAAGCGCAGCATCCTGGAGCGCTCGAAAAAGCGTGCCAACGAGTTCGAGGAACGCTTCTGGTCCGGTGGCGATCTGGCCGCGCTGTTCAAGGAAGTCTCGGCGCCGGGCAAAGAGAGCGAAGGGCTCGCCGGCATCTTCGAGGCCGGCTTCCGCGAGTTCGCGCGCCTGCGCTCGCGACGCACGATGGACCCGCGCATCATGGTCGAAGGCGCCCAGCGCGCGATGCGCGCAGCCGCCGGGCGCGAGGTCGATCGCCTGGAGAAGGACCTCGAGTTTCTCGCCAACGTCGGCTCGATCTCGCCCTACATCGGCCTGTTCGGCACGGTCTGGGGCATCATGATCGCGTTCATGGACCTGAGCACCGCCAAGACCGCGACCATCGCGACCGTGGCGCCGCCGATTTCCGAAGCCCTGATCGCAACCGCGATGGGCCTGTTCGCAGCAATCCCCGCGGTGTGGGCGTTCAACCGCTTCTCGAACCTGGTGGAGCGCCTGAACGTGCGTTTCGATGCGTTCCAGGAAGAGTTTTCCTCGATCCTGCAGCGCCAGGCCCACGTCGAGGACAACCATTGA
- the ybgC gene encoding tol-pal system-associated acyl-CoA thioesterase, whose translation MSTPFVWPVRVYYEDTDAGGVVYHARYLQFLERARTEWLRSIGVDQSRLKRERGLVFVVSKLSLSFRRPAQLDDELLASCVLVGQRGASLRFMQEVRKAGSGELLLDAEVLAACVNAESFRPTALPADLFAE comes from the coding sequence GTGAGCACGCCATTCGTCTGGCCGGTTCGGGTCTACTACGAGGATACCGACGCTGGCGGCGTCGTCTACCACGCCCGCTACCTGCAATTCCTCGAGCGTGCGCGCACCGAATGGCTGCGCAGCATCGGTGTGGATCAATCGCGGCTGAAGCGCGAGCGCGGACTGGTGTTCGTGGTCAGCAAGCTTTCGCTATCCTTCCGCCGCCCCGCGCAGCTTGACGACGAGTTGCTCGCGAGCTGCGTCCTGGTCGGACAGCGCGGGGCCAGTCTCCGATTCATGCAGGAAGTGCGCAAGGCCGGGAGCGGCGAACTGCTGCTCGACGCCGAAGTGCTGGCTGCCTGCGTGAACGCCGAATCCTTCCGTCCGACGGCATTGCCGGCGGACTTGTTTGCGGAGTAA
- a CDS encoding potassium transporter Kup, producing MGNSNEQNGAKASVAGLAVAAVGVVFGDIGTSPLYTMREAFHGPHAMALNETNVFGVLSLVFWSLILVVSLKYVVFIMRADNRGEGGIMAMMALAMKAVGDNRRARRFITVLALLGAALFYGDGVITPAMSILGAVEGLKVAAPAFEQYVVPITLVIVVGLFAFQRSGTAKVGAVFGPVMLLWFVVLGVLGLAEIHEYPSILKSLNPWYGVLFFAAHPMMSFLALGTVVLAITGAEAVYADMGHFGRLPIRIAWYWIVFPGLVLNYLGQGALILAHPQKAVNPFYLLAPEWALYPMIGLATAAAVIASQAVISGAFSVTRQAVQLGFAPRMQVKHTSDETVGQIFVPWINRFLLVAIILVVIGFGSSSKLAAAYGIAVTGTMLIDTILALIVARMMWRWNKWIVIAVGATFLTIDSAFLAANAIKIPDGGWFPLVLGAGLFLLMSTWRKGRSLVVAQMRKESLALAPFITSIAAHPPLRVPGTAVFMTANQEGVPHAMLHNLKHNKVLHERNVMLTVETVESPVADPGERIKVDPLGHDFYAMHLRFGFAEDPNVPRILGGCESCGLPFDMMDTTFFLSRETLIPSQEEGMPLWRDKLFAFMARNAQSATTFFQIPGNRLIELGTQVEI from the coding sequence ATGGGCAATTCCAACGAGCAGAATGGAGCCAAGGCCAGCGTCGCCGGCCTTGCGGTCGCCGCGGTCGGCGTGGTCTTCGGTGACATCGGCACCAGCCCGCTGTACACCATGCGCGAGGCCTTCCACGGCCCGCATGCCATGGCCCTGAACGAGACCAACGTCTTCGGCGTGCTGTCGCTGGTGTTCTGGTCGCTGATCCTGGTGGTGTCGCTGAAGTACGTGGTGTTCATCATGCGCGCCGACAACCGCGGCGAAGGCGGCATCATGGCGATGATGGCGTTGGCGATGAAGGCAGTCGGGGACAATCGTCGCGCGCGCCGCTTCATCACCGTGCTCGCCCTGCTCGGCGCAGCGCTGTTCTATGGCGATGGCGTGATCACCCCGGCGATGTCGATCCTCGGCGCGGTCGAGGGCCTCAAGGTGGCGGCGCCGGCCTTCGAACAGTACGTGGTGCCGATCACGCTGGTCATCGTGGTCGGGCTATTCGCGTTCCAGCGCAGCGGCACGGCCAAGGTCGGCGCGGTGTTCGGTCCGGTGATGCTGCTCTGGTTCGTGGTGCTGGGGGTGCTCGGGCTGGCCGAGATCCACGAGTACCCCTCCATCCTGAAGTCCTTGAACCCGTGGTATGGCGTGCTGTTCTTCGCCGCGCACCCGATGATGTCGTTCCTCGCGCTCGGCACCGTCGTGCTGGCGATCACCGGTGCCGAGGCGGTCTATGCCGACATGGGCCATTTCGGGCGCCTCCCGATCCGCATCGCCTGGTACTGGATCGTGTTCCCGGGGCTGGTGCTGAATTACCTCGGCCAGGGCGCGTTGATCCTCGCGCACCCGCAGAAGGCGGTGAATCCGTTCTACCTGCTGGCGCCGGAATGGGCGTTGTACCCGATGATCGGGCTGGCCACGGCGGCTGCAGTGATCGCTTCTCAGGCAGTGATCTCCGGGGCATTCTCGGTCACGCGCCAGGCAGTGCAGTTGGGTTTCGCGCCGCGCATGCAGGTCAAGCACACCTCGGATGAAACCGTCGGCCAGATCTTCGTGCCGTGGATCAACCGCTTCCTGCTGGTGGCGATCATTCTGGTGGTGATCGGCTTCGGCTCGTCGAGCAAGCTGGCCGCGGCCTATGGCATCGCGGTGACCGGCACCATGCTGATCGACACCATTCTGGCGTTGATCGTGGCGCGCATGATGTGGCGCTGGAACAAGTGGATCGTGATCGCAGTCGGCGCCACCTTCCTCACCATCGACAGCGCGTTTCTCGCCGCCAATGCGATCAAGATTCCCGACGGCGGCTGGTTCCCGTTGGTGCTGGGAGCCGGGCTGTTCCTGCTGATGTCGACCTGGCGCAAGGGTCGCTCGCTGGTGGTCGCGCAGATGCGCAAGGAAAGTCTGGCGCTGGCGCCGTTCATCACCTCGATCGCCGCGCACCCGCCGCTGCGCGTGCCCGGAACCGCCGTGTTCATGACCGCGAACCAGGAAGGCGTGCCGCACGCGATGTTGCACAACCTCAAGCACAACAAGGTGCTGCACGAGCGCAACGTGATGCTCACCGTCGAGACCGTGGAGTCGCCGGTGGCCGACCCCGGGGAGCGCATCAAGGTCGATCCGCTGGGCCACGACTTCTACGCGATGCACCTGCGCTTCGGTTTTGCCGAAGACCCCAACGTGCCGAGGATTCTTGGTGGGTGCGAGTCCTGCGGCCTGCCCTTCGACATGATGGACACTACCTTCTTCCTGTCGCGCGAGACCCTGATCCCGAGCCAGGAAGAGGGCATGCCGTTGTGGCGCGACAAGCTGTTCGCGTTCATGGCGCGCAACGCGCAGTCGGCGACCACCTTCTTCCAGATTCCGGGCAATCGCCTGATCGAACTCGGCACCCAGGTCGAAATTTGA
- the ruvA gene encoding Holliday junction branch migration protein RuvA — MIGRLKGVLVMKAPPALMIDVNGVGYELEAPMSTFYELPEIGRDVTLVIHYAQKEDAVNLYGFQSERERGLFRTLLKVSGIGAKTALSILSGVSADDFARMVASSNITALTRIPGIGKKTAERIVVELRDKLGAGLAPVAAGGVKAVANDPLAEAAAALEQFGYKPAEIAKLLKDAAEPTDSAETIIRKALKAALRT, encoded by the coding sequence ATGATCGGCAGACTCAAAGGCGTATTGGTGATGAAAGCGCCGCCGGCATTGATGATCGATGTGAACGGCGTCGGTTACGAGCTGGAAGCGCCGATGTCGACCTTCTACGAGCTGCCCGAGATCGGCCGCGACGTCACGTTGGTCATCCACTACGCGCAGAAGGAAGACGCCGTGAACCTCTACGGCTTCCAGTCGGAGCGCGAACGCGGGCTGTTTCGCACCCTGCTCAAGGTCAGCGGCATCGGCGCCAAGACCGCGCTGTCGATCCTCTCCGGCGTTTCCGCCGATGACTTCGCGCGCATGGTCGCGAGCAGCAACATCACCGCGCTGACGCGAATCCCAGGCATCGGCAAGAAGACCGCCGAGCGCATCGTGGTCGAGCTGCGCGACAAACTCGGAGCGGGTTTGGCGCCGGTCGCGGCGGGTGGCGTAAAAGCCGTGGCCAACGACCCGCTGGCCGAGGCCGCGGCGGCGCTGGAGCAGTTTGGCTACAAGCCGGCGGAGATCGCGAAACTGCTGAAGGATGCGGCGGAACCGACCGACTCGGCCGAGACAATCATTCGCAAGGCACTCAAGGCCGCATTGCGCACCTGA
- the ruvC gene encoding crossover junction endodeoxyribonuclease RuvC: protein MTRILGIDPGSQRTGIGIIDAMPDGRCVHVFHTALQLLDNETFHLRLKQIYDEIGGILEEYRPQEVAIERVFMARNPDSALKLGQARGAAIVAVVGKGLALTEYSAKEVKQSVVGSGSGDKTQVQHMVGVLLSLPGKLQADAADALAIALTHAHTRASLTRLGIPRTAWRRR, encoded by the coding sequence ATGACCCGCATCCTCGGCATTGACCCCGGGTCGCAGCGCACCGGCATTGGCATCATCGATGCAATGCCGGACGGGCGTTGCGTGCATGTGTTCCACACCGCGCTGCAGCTGCTCGACAACGAGACTTTTCACCTGCGCCTGAAGCAGATCTACGACGAAATCGGCGGCATTCTCGAGGAGTACCGGCCGCAGGAGGTGGCGATCGAGCGCGTGTTCATGGCGCGCAATCCGGATTCGGCGCTGAAGCTCGGGCAGGCGCGCGGTGCCGCGATCGTCGCTGTCGTCGGCAAGGGCCTGGCGTTGACCGAGTACTCGGCCAAGGAAGTGAAGCAGTCCGTGGTCGGCAGCGGTTCCGGCGACAAGACCCAGGTGCAGCACATGGTCGGGGTGCTGTTGTCGCTGCCGGGCAAGCTGCAGGCCGATGCCGCCGACGCACTCGCGATCGCATTGACGCATGCGCATACCCGCGCCAGTCTCACACGCCTTGGCATCCCGCGAACGGCTTGGAGACGGCGATGA
- the napE gene encoding periplasmic nitrate reductase, NapE protein, whose amino-acid sequence MEPTVVERRRELRAFLFLTVFLAPILAVGTVAAWGFGIWILQMFAGPPGPQ is encoded by the coding sequence ATGGAACCGACAGTTGTCGAACGCCGCCGCGAATTGCGTGCCTTCCTGTTCCTGACGGTGTTCCTGGCCCCGATTCTGGCCGTTGGCACGGTCGCTGCCTGGGGCTTTGGCATCTGGATCCTGCAGATGTTCGCCGGCCCGCCGGGACCGCAGTGA
- a CDS encoding chaperone NapD — protein sequence MTWHVASLIVRCRPEHEAAVITRLDALDQTTVRGAERGRIVVLAEGTNEYELAQRFDAIRATQDVMTTDLVHHEIDTDEAEADHAQHAP from the coding sequence ATGACCTGGCATGTCGCCAGCCTGATCGTGCGCTGTCGGCCCGAGCACGAAGCGGCCGTGATCACGCGGCTCGATGCACTCGACCAGACCACCGTGCGCGGCGCCGAGCGCGGACGCATCGTGGTGCTCGCCGAAGGCACGAATGAATATGAACTGGCGCAGCGTTTCGACGCGATCCGCGCCACCCAGGACGTGATGACCACGGACCTGGTCCACCACGAAATCGATACTGACGAAGCCGAGGCCGACCATGCTCAGCACGCGCCGTGA
- the napA gene encoding periplasmic nitrate reductase subunit alpha translates to MLSTRREFIRNSAAVTAAAVAGIPLYADASNIVTDRGETELKWSKAPCRFCGTGCGINVAVKNGRVVATHGDIHSEVNRGLNCVKGYFLSKIMYGSDRLTQPLLRKSNGQYDKNGEFTPVSWDEAFDVMAAQFKRVLKEKGPTAVGMFGSGQWTIWEGYAANKLFKAGFRSNNIDPNARHCMASAVMGFMRSFGIDEPMGCYDDIEAADAFVLWGSNMAEMHPILWTRVTDRKLSNPGVKVAVLSTFEHRSFDLADIPMVFKPQTDLVILNYIANHIIQTGRVNQDFIGKHVNFKLGVTDIGYGLRPDHPKEAGAKDAADPNQGSLIDFEQFAAFVRPYTLEYAAKMSGVDATWLTQMAELYADPKIKVMSFWTMGFNQHTRGVWANNMVYNIHLLTGKISTPGSSPFSLTGQPSACGTAREVGTFSHRLPADMLVAKPEHRAKAEQIWQLPPGTIVEKPGLHAVAQNRALKDGKLNAYWVQVNNNIQAAANTGQEGIPGYRNPENFIVVSDAYPTVTAQAADLILPAAMWVEKEGAYGNAERRTQFWHQLVKAPGEARSDLWQLMEFSKRFTVEECWPAELVAAKPELKGKTLFDLLFANGVVDKFKREEIEKGYDNHESEAFGFYVQKGLFEEYAEFGRHHGHDLAPFDLYHQTRGLRWPVVEGKETRWRYKEGSDPYVKASKDFEFYGFADGRAVIWALPYQPAAEEPDTEFDLWLSTGRVLEHWHSGSMTMRVPELYKAVPQAVIFMHPDDAEARELRRGQEARVVSRRGEIRARIETRGRNKPPRGLIFVPWFDASVLINKVTLDATDPISKQTDFKKCAVKVVKV, encoded by the coding sequence ATGCTCAGCACGCGCCGTGAATTCATCCGCAACTCCGCCGCGGTCACTGCCGCAGCAGTCGCCGGCATCCCGCTGTACGCCGACGCCAGCAACATCGTCACCGACCGCGGCGAAACCGAGCTCAAGTGGAGCAAGGCGCCGTGTCGCTTCTGCGGCACCGGCTGCGGCATCAACGTCGCGGTCAAGAACGGGCGCGTCGTCGCCACCCACGGCGACATCCACTCCGAGGTGAATCGCGGCCTGAACTGCGTGAAGGGCTACTTCCTCTCGAAGATCATGTACGGCAGCGACCGCCTGACCCAGCCGTTGCTGCGCAAGAGCAACGGCCAGTACGACAAGAACGGCGAGTTCACGCCGGTGTCCTGGGACGAAGCCTTCGACGTGATGGCCGCACAGTTCAAGCGCGTGCTCAAGGAGAAGGGGCCGACCGCGGTCGGCATGTTCGGCTCCGGCCAGTGGACGATCTGGGAAGGCTACGCCGCGAACAAGCTGTTCAAGGCCGGCTTCCGCAGCAACAACATCGACCCGAATGCACGCCACTGCATGGCCAGCGCGGTGATGGGCTTCATGCGCAGTTTCGGCATAGACGAACCGATGGGCTGCTACGACGACATCGAAGCCGCCGACGCGTTCGTGCTGTGGGGCTCGAACATGGCCGAGATGCACCCGATCCTGTGGACGCGCGTCACCGACCGCAAGCTGTCGAACCCGGGCGTGAAGGTCGCCGTGCTCTCGACCTTCGAGCACCGCAGCTTCGACCTCGCCGACATCCCGATGGTGTTCAAGCCGCAGACCGACCTGGTGATCCTGAACTACATCGCCAACCACATCATCCAGACCGGCCGGGTCAACCAGGACTTCATCGGCAAACACGTCAATTTCAAGCTCGGTGTCACCGACATCGGCTACGGCCTGCGCCCGGACCATCCCAAGGAAGCCGGCGCGAAGGATGCCGCCGACCCGAACCAGGGCTCGCTGATCGACTTCGAACAGTTCGCCGCCTTCGTGCGCCCGTACACGCTTGAATACGCCGCGAAGATGAGCGGCGTCGATGCCACCTGGCTGACGCAGATGGCCGAACTGTATGCCGACCCCAAGATCAAGGTGATGTCGTTCTGGACCATGGGCTTCAACCAGCACACGCGCGGGGTGTGGGCGAACAACATGGTCTACAACATCCACCTGCTGACCGGAAAGATCTCGACCCCGGGCAGTTCGCCGTTTTCTCTGACCGGGCAGCCTTCGGCCTGCGGCACCGCGCGTGAAGTCGGCACCTTCAGCCATCGCCTGCCGGCGGACATGCTGGTCGCCAAACCCGAGCACCGCGCCAAGGCCGAGCAGATCTGGCAGTTGCCGCCCGGCACCATCGTCGAAAAGCCCGGCCTGCACGCGGTCGCCCAGAACCGCGCATTGAAGGACGGCAAGCTCAATGCGTACTGGGTGCAGGTCAACAACAATATCCAGGCTGCGGCGAACACCGGTCAGGAAGGCATCCCGGGCTACCGCAACCCGGAGAACTTCATCGTCGTTTCCGACGCCTACCCGACCGTCACTGCGCAGGCCGCCGACCTGATCCTGCCGGCCGCGATGTGGGTCGAGAAGGAAGGCGCCTACGGCAATGCCGAACGCCGCACCCAGTTCTGGCATCAGCTGGTGAAGGCACCGGGCGAAGCGCGTTCCGACCTGTGGCAGCTGATGGAATTCTCCAAGCGCTTCACCGTCGAGGAGTGCTGGCCGGCAGAGCTGGTCGCGGCGAAACCTGAGCTCAAGGGCAAGACCCTGTTCGATCTGTTGTTCGCGAACGGCGTCGTCGACAAGTTCAAGCGCGAAGAGATCGAGAAGGGCTACGACAACCACGAGTCCGAGGCGTTCGGCTTCTACGTGCAGAAGGGCCTGTTCGAGGAATACGCCGAGTTCGGCCGCCATCACGGCCATGACCTCGCGCCGTTTGATCTCTATCACCAGACGCGCGGCCTGCGCTGGCCGGTGGTCGAGGGCAAGGAGACGCGCTGGCGCTACAAGGAAGGCAGCGACCCGTACGTGAAGGCCAGCAAGGACTTCGAGTTCTACGGCTTCGCGGACGGCCGTGCAGTGATCTGGGCCCTGCCCTACCAACCGGCCGCAGAGGAACCTGACACGGAGTTCGACTTGTGGCTGTCGACCGGACGCGTGCTCGAGCACTGGCATTCCGGCTCGATGACGATGCGCGTGCCCGAGTTGTACAAGGCGGTGCCGCAGGCAGTGATCTTCATGCACCCGGATGATGCCGAGGCGCGCGAACTGCGTCGCGGCCAGGAGGCCAGGGTGGTGTCGCGTCGTGGCGAGATCCGTGCGCGCATCGAGACCCGCGGCCGCAACAAGCCGCCGCGTGGATTGATTTTCGTGCCCTGGTTCGACGCCTCGGTGCTGATCAACAAGGTCACGCTCGACGCCACCGACCCGATCTCCAAGCAGACGGATTTCAAGAAGTGCGCCGTCAAAGTGGTCAAGGTCTGA
- a CDS encoding nitrate reductase cytochrome c-type subunit produces the protein MQIFAFLIVLIVGVALGRGCSNSPTHKPEATPAPRGTVAVPTTTQTSKSIDAMRRGADLKSEPESLPLARVENTDIRRERAYPMQPPTIPHAIDGYQVDQHANRCMLCHGQANSAQFQAPPVSVTHYMDRDSQVLAEISPRRYFCVQCHVVQTDAVPLIANDFTGADAILAATPEAVKE, from the coding sequence ATGCAGATCTTCGCCTTCCTCATCGTGCTCATCGTCGGCGTCGCGCTCGGCCGCGGCTGCAGCAACTCGCCGACGCACAAGCCGGAAGCGACCCCCGCTCCGAGGGGCACCGTAGCCGTACCGACCACGACGCAAACCTCGAAGTCGATCGACGCCATGCGTCGCGGCGCCGACCTCAAGAGCGAACCCGAGTCGCTGCCGCTGGCGCGTGTCGAGAACACCGACATCCGTCGCGAACGCGCCTACCCGATGCAACCACCGACGATTCCGCACGCGATCGACGGTTACCAGGTCGACCAGCACGCCAACCGCTGCATGCTCTGCCACGGCCAGGCCAACTCGGCGCAGTTCCAGGCGCCGCCAGTCAGCGTCACCCATTACATGGACCGCGACAGCCAGGTGCTGGCCGAGATCTCGCCGCGCCGCTACTTCTGCGTGCAGTGCCACGTCGTGCAGACCGATGCCGTGCCGCTGATCGCGAACGACTTCACCGGTGCCGACGCGATCCTTGCGGCGACACCGGAAGCGGTGAAGGAGTGA
- a CDS encoding NapC/NirT family cytochrome c — protein MSWRERILRIWRIFNSPSRHFSLMFLTLGGFIAGIVFWGAFNTVLEATNTETFCTGCHEMQDNVFAELKSTIHYSNRSGVRATCPDCHVPHQWTDKIARKMQASKEVWGKVFGTIDTREKFLAKRRELAEHEWARLKANDSLECRNCHDYGSMDITRQSPRAGAIHERHLLSGDKTCIDCHKGIAHQLPDMAGVPQG, from the coding sequence ATGAGCTGGCGCGAGCGCATCCTCCGCATCTGGCGCATCTTCAACTCGCCGAGCCGGCATTTCAGCCTGATGTTCCTGACCCTCGGCGGCTTCATCGCCGGCATCGTGTTCTGGGGCGCGTTCAACACCGTGCTCGAGGCGACCAACACCGAGACCTTCTGCACCGGCTGCCACGAGATGCAGGACAACGTGTTCGCCGAACTGAAGAGCACGATCCACTACAGCAACCGCTCCGGCGTGCGCGCCACTTGCCCGGACTGCCATGTACCGCATCAGTGGACCGACAAGATCGCGCGCAAGATGCAGGCCTCGAAGGAAGTCTGGGGCAAGGTCTTCGGCACCATCGACACGCGCGAGAAGTTTCTCGCCAAGCGCCGCGAACTGGCCGAACACGAATGGGCCCGGCTGAAGGCGAATGATTCGCTGGAGTGCCGCAACTGCCACGACTACGGCTCGATGGACATCACCCGCCAGAGCCCGCGCGCTGGCGCCATCCACGAACGCCACCTGCTCAGCGGCGACAAGACCTGCATCGACTGCCACAAGGGCATCGCCCACCAGTTGCCGGACATGGCCGGGGTGCCGCAGGGATAG